The nucleotide sequence ATTCCAGAAAGCGGAGTCATGCCAGAAAACGGGATTTGGACAGAAAAAAGCGTCTCTTCCCTAATCGCTTTCATTATAGACGAATTCGGACTTGCCGTAGAAAGAACGGAGAAAAAAAGCCTAATCTCCCCGGGTAATAATGTTTATTACCGCTTCATGCGATAAAACATCGCACGAAGCATATGCCCGTTCAAGGATTAAAACCTTGCGGGCATATTATTTTTTTAACTCCTCTGCATTTTCCGCAGCTGTGAAATTTCATCCCGGATAATGGCCGCTTTTTCAAATTCCAAGTTTCTGGCGGCGTCTTTCATTTCGCGTTCGCGCAATTTCACATAGCCGGCGATATCTTCCAGCGTTTCCAGTTGAGAAAAGTCTTGCACAATTTGAGGATTGATTTCGTGATCAACGATCGAGATGATTTTTTTCTTGATCGTTTTTGGTGTGATTTTGTGTTTTTTATTATAGGCTGTCTGGAGCGCGCGTCTGCGGTTCGTCTCGGTTATGGCGCGCGTCATTGAGCCGGTCATTTGATCGGCATAAAGGATGACTTGTCCGTGGACGTTTCTCGCCGCACGTCCGATCGTTTGGATGAGCGAAGTTTCACTGCGCAAAAAGCCCTCTTTGTCGGCATCGAGAATCGCCACGAGGGCCACTTCGGGAAGATCAAGACCTTCACGCAAAAGATTGACGCCGACCAAAACATCAAATTCTCCGCGTCTTAATTTTTCCAAAATTCTAACTCTGTCCAAAGTATCCACGCCACTGTGCAAATATTCCGCCTTCACTCCACTTTCTTTCAAAAAATCCGACAAGTCTTCGGCCATTTTCTTGGTGAGCGTCGTGACCAGTGCGCGATTTTTCTTGGCGACCGTTTTTTCAATTTCGCTCGCTACGTCTTTTACTTGCCCTTTGGCCGAACGGATAATAATTTCTGGGTCGATAAGACCGGTCGGACGGATGACTTGTTCGATGATGCCGTTAGCCCGTAGAGACGCATTGCAATGCGTCTCTACCTCTTTTGTAGATTTTTCAATTTCATATTTCCCCGGCGTCGCCGACACAAAAATTGTCTGTGCCATCTTTTTTTCAAATTCTTGGAATTTTAGCGGACGATTGTCAAAGGCGCTGGGCAAACGGAAGCCGTTGTCAATTAGGTTCTCTTTACGCGAATGATCACCGTTGTACATTCCATTGAGCTGAGAAACAGTTACGTGTGATTCGTCAATCACAGTGAGAAAATTTCTGACTCCTCCTGCGTTATTTTGTGAAGCGTTATTAGCTGCAAAGTAGTCCATCAAAGTATAGGGTGCTTCGCCAGATTTACGACCGGTCAAATATAGGGAATAATTTTCAATCCCGTTGCAATATCCAACTTCGCGCATCATTTCCAAATCTTGGCGCGTCCGCCGCCAAATTCTTTCTGCCTCCAAAATTTTGCCCTTATCTTGAAAAAACTTTTTCTGCGCTTCCAGTTCTTTTTCAATTTTCCCTAAGGCACTTTCCATGATCGCCTCCGGCACGACAAAATGCTTGGCCGGATAAATGAACGTCTGTTCCAATGTCGCTAATTTTTCACCGGTCAAGAAATCATATTCTACAATTTTTTGAATTTTATCATCTTCCAGATCGATCCGTGTCACAATTTCACGACCCGGCGTGATCACCTCCAATGTGCTTCCGGTCAGTCGAAATTTTCCGCGCGCTAAAATGTCCGAGCGGGCATATTGCATATCAACGAGAATCCGCGCGATTTTTTCTCGTTCCATTTTTGCTCCGACTTTCATTTCCAACATCGAATTGCGATAATAGTCCGGACTGCCTAAGCCATAGATACAGGACACGGACGCACAGATAATCACATCATCGCGACTCATCAGCGCCGCCGTCGCCGCGTGGCGCAACCGATCAATCTCTTCGTTGATCTGGGATTCTTTTTCGATATAGGTGTCCGTTGAAGCAATGTAGGCTTCGGGCTGGTAATAGTCATAATAGGAAACGAAATATTCCACCGCGTTTTTGGGAAAAAAGGTACGAAACTCTTGCGCCAACTGCGCCGCCAAAGTTTTGTTCGGCGCAATCACGAGCGTCGGCTTTTGTACTTTTTCAATCACGTTAGCAATCGTGAAAGTCTTTCCTGACCCAGTCACACCCAAAAGCGTCTGACTTTTTTTGCCAGCTTCGAGGCCACCGACCAACTGCGCAATCGCATTGGGCTGATCGCCTTCGGGTTTGAACTTGGATGAAATTTTGAATTTGTTTTCGAACATGTTTTCGGACATTGACAAAATGATTATATCTTGATAATATCAGACATTCTTTAAAATTTGAATTATTCGGACTGCAATCACCATTCACTCAAAAAGGAGGACCAGATGAATACTAATACTAGATTTACTATTTCAGGTGCCATTATAATGACAATAGTACTGGGACTTTTGCTGCTAGCTCATAGATTAGATGAAAGGGGGGTGGTTTCTGCTGGTATTACCAGCGCCGCTATACAGGAAATACGGCCTATCAGCACAACCCGTGACCCACAAAACATCAACCCAGAAAATGATTTTATTGGATTCGAGATTATCTTCACCAGTGAAATCCAATGCGGAAAATTCAAAACCAATGTGGTAAGATTTTCCGCAGATCATTCAACTGGGTCTGGGCTTAGACAGATATTTATTATTGCTGGAAACCCCCAGCATAAATATGAACTCCAGGATTTTACCATTCGCACCAAAGATGGTGGTAAAAGTTTTTATGTGATAACTTCGGTTATCGCAATCCTGAAATAATTCAATTCCATCTTCTTTCCAAGCGAACTCACTCGCACCTGCCATATTTCCAAGAAACATCGGGAATATGGCAGTTTTTTTATTTTAAATTGTCTTGAACTGTGATTTTTGTGATTATTTGATGGACTATGATTTCTTAATCAAAATCCCAATCATAGTTTTCATTCAATCAGACGAATCATAGTTCGAGATTAAGATAACAAGCGTAGCGATCAAGTTTCCAATCCCGCACCTGCCTTACAGTATTTGAACCTATTTCGACCATTTTAACCAACTGGTTAAAATGGTTATCCGTGTCCTGAACGCTATTAATGCAAGCCTTTATAGCCCTACTGATAACTTCCTGGGCTTTTTGCCAATTTGGATAACCCAAGAGAGGCATCAGCTCCCGCGCTTCCCAAAATTCGACACCATTTTCATCGATCTTTTTAATGTTCTCAAAGTCCTTGTGGACTCCCAATGCAACTTCCATTTTTGTCATAGTTTTAGTGTTAGTTTTATTATAATGATATTATAACACTAAAGCAAAACTACTGTCAATTGTCTGAACCACTGATTATCACATGAGCTCACATGATTTCACTGATTTATGAATCTAATCATGTGAAATCAGCGTAATCAGTGCGAATCAGTGGTTCTGATTTATAGATACTTCCCTCCCCGCTCTTTCAACTCTTCCACTATTTTTTTCACATCCTGCGCTCGGGATTTGGGACAAATGAGCAGTGCATCATCCGTGTCCACAATTAGCAAATTGTCTATGCCAATTGTTGCAATCAATTTATTTCCATTCCCCTTGATAAGCGAGTTTCTGCTTTCAATAGCCAAAATATTACCATCCGTATAGGCTTGTTCTGGAGAAGCTAGGTATTCATAAATAACCCCCCAGGTGCCCATGTCCATCCACTTAAATGGATTGATAATCAGGTAGGTCTGATCAAAAATATGTTTTGTAACATCTTCTACTGGGCCAGATTTCATAGAAGCATAAATTTTATCCACTTCCCTCGTTGAATCTTTTTTCCCGAGAGCTGTTTTTATCTTCATCAGTGCCTTATGCCAGGCGGGGTTATGTTTTTCATAAAGAGCCAGCATCAAATCGGGATACCAGCAATAGTGATTTGAGTGGGTTGCTATTTTGAAATTACTGATTAGCTCCTCTGTTTCTTCGTAGGTATCCAGCCGGGGGATAAATTTTTGAATTTTGAAAATATCCATATCCTCCTTGCTTTTGACCTGCTCACCTAGCATTAAATAGTCAATGCCCATATCTGGGTAGAGCGCTTTTTGTCCTCCAGTTACCAGCTTTTTCTCTTTCTTAACTAGTCTTTCGGCGGCTCTTGTCATTTCAATGAATTTTTTGTCCGGCTTACGAAGGCAATCCGCTTGAACAATCATGAAAGGTTCTTTGGGATATTTCATAGCTACTTTCACAATTGCAAAGCCTGTGGCTGGCCCGGTATTTCTCGCCACGTCCGGTTCAATAATAATATTTTCTAGAGATATTTCCGGCGCATCTTCAACTACATACTTCACATATCTTCTTTTGGTTGAAACAAAAATATCCTGAGATCCATATTCCTTGAGTAACGATTCAACATTTTGCCTGAAGAGAGTTTTATTTCCCACTATTGGCTGAAATTGCTTTGGCTTGTCTTCTCGACTCAATGGCCAAAGTTTAGTTCCTTGCCCTCCTGCGAAGATTATAAATTTCATACTGTTTCTTTTTAGTTAATTAAGTGGATTACCCCCTAATTAAACCACACCATTTGAAAAAACGGAAATCTGGTAGAGACGAGGCACTGCCTCGTCTTAATGCTGGTGGTTTTTAAGACGAGGCAGTGCCTCGTCTCTACGGGGGATATTCGGCTATTACAAGCCAAGAAATGACTTAAAATAGCCATTTTGGACTTGACGAAAGAATGGCGCCGTGCTAACCTCAAATGAGTCATAGACTGGAAATTTTAATCTTTGATTTTCAAAAAAATGCTAAAAATCATTAATATTGCTGAAATCGTCATCGCTATCGCGCTCATCGTTTCTATCTTATTGCAAAACAGAGGCGCGGGACTGTCCGGCACATTCGGTGGCGGATTTGAAGGCTATTACACCCGACGTGGATTCGAAAAGTTCTTGGTCTATTTTTCCATCTTTCTTTCCACCGCCTTTATCATTCTGGCTATTATTAATTTGATTTTGACTAACAAGTTAAACTAAACATATTAGTAAACCGCTCGAAAATTGCAAGTGGCTCTCACCGCAATGTTTTGCGAAGCTCTACAGAGTCAGCAACTTCAAAGAAAAACTGCTCCTTTCTTTTTTAGTCTTGCTTTTCATTTCTTCTCTCGGCTATTGGGGGATTTCTTTCTATTATTCGCACACCCAAGCATTGCCAAATTATGGCGGTGAATACATCGAGGGTAGCGTCGGTCAACCGCAACATATCAATCCTTTGCTCAGCGCGTCCAATGATGTTGATGCTGATCTGTCTAAGATTATCTATAACGGCCTTCTGAAATATGACGACAAAGGAGCACTTATCCCTGACTTAGCAGAGCGCTACGAAATCAGCGAAGATAAGACCGTCTATACTTTTTATCTGAAAAAAAATGTCACTTGGCATGATGGCGTGTCCTTTTCTGCCCGGGATGTAATTTTTACTTTCAACCTGATTAGTGACCCGGCCTACAAAAGCCCTCTACGCTCCAATTGGCAAGGCGTCACAGCCAATCTTGTCGATGATTCCACTGTCACTTTTACCACCAGCCCATATGCCGGGTTTCTCAGCAATGCTACTTTTGGCATTCTCCCTCAGCATCTATGGGACAGTGTAAAACCAGAAAATTTTTCTTTGGCCCAATTTAATCTGGAACCGATCGGCACCGGACCGTTCAAATATAGCGGTTCATACCAAAAAGATTCCAAAGGCAACATCCTTTCCTACAAACTAGTCGCCAATCCAAACTATTTCGACGGGAAACCTTATCTTTCCAAAATCACTTTTAATTACTACACGGACGAAGATTCCGCGCTAGACGCCTATAACCGCAAAGAGATTATGGGGATGAGCAGCATCTCTTCTCAGAAAATAGCTGCGATAAAGAATAAAAACAGTTCATTGGAACATATTTTTTCCATTCCGCGCTATTCGGCAGTTTTCCTCAATCAAAGCAAAAGCCTGCCCTTGGCTGACGATAAGGTCAGAGAAGCCCTGAACTATGCCACCGACCGGAAGGAAATCATCCAACTCGTACTTGATGGAAAAGGCACGCCCGTCTACTCCCCGATTCTCCCGGGAATGCTTGGCTATTCTGCCGATCTAGGAAAAGTAGATTATGATCAGGAAAAAGCCAAAAAAATTCTGGATGATGCCGGCTGGAAAGTATCCGATGATAAATTCCGCAAAAAAAATGATACGCTGTTGGAAATAAATCTTATCACTACTGATTGGGATGAATTTACTGAAAGCGCAGAAATTCTCAAGACTCAGTGGGAAAAAATCGGAGCCAAGGTTGCCATAGAAAGTCTCTCTGTTTCGGATATCCAACAAAATTTTATCCGGCCAAGAGAATATGAAGCTTTGCTTTTCGGCCAAGTGATGGGTGCCGACCCCGACCTCTATTCTTTCTGGCACTCGGCCCAGAAAAAAGATCCCGGTCTCAATCTCGCAATGTTCGGCGATAGTGAAACAGATAAATTGATCGAGAATGCTCGCATCGAATTTGATCCCGCCAAGCGCGCCGAGCTTTATACGCAATTCCAAGAGAAATTAGTGGCTGAAATACCCGCTATCTTTCTTTGCAGCCCGGAATATATCTACCCAGTCAACAAAAAAGTCCAAGGCATCGACATCCAAAATCTCATCTCCCCCGCCAAACGCTTTTCCAATATTGACAAGTGGTTCATCAGCACCAAACGGGTTTGGAAGAAATAACTTTTTTCTGTTTTTTCACTTTTCATAAGATAACTGTTCCGATAAAAAATCTGGTAATAAGTAATTTTTTTAAAATAATCCTTATGCCAAAAACAAACAAGATCGACAAAGAAAATCTGCGTCAAGTCATCATCGACTCTCCCAAGCAGTTTGCCGAAGGATTCCGGTTAGCAAAAAACATCAAACTAAAAAAACAGAAATTCACCGCCGTCTGCGTTTCCGGTATGGGAGGCTCATCACTGCCGGCTGATCTGCTACGAACTTACGTTGATCATCTTTTTGAAACCAACTCAAAGGATAATGCGCCCTTGGAAATAATCCAAAATAAATCCTACGCCCTTCCCAAAAGGACACTCAAAAATTGCTTACACATCTTCGCATCTTATTCCGGCAATACAGAAGAGACGCTTTCTGCTCTCGACGAAGCGATAAAATTGAAACTTCCTTCTGTCGGGCTGATGCACGGCGGAAAATTGCAAGAACTTTGCACGAAAAACAACATCCCATATGTCATCCTACCAGCCGTCAGTCAACCGCGCTATGCCAGTGGCTATTTTTTCGCTACCAGCCTGCAGATTCTTAATAATCTCAACCTTATTGAAGATAAATCAAAAGAAATCGATCGTCTGGCTAAAAAACTGGAGGAGATGGTTACAACACTCGAAGCACCAGGGAAAATTTTGGCCAAGAAATTAAATGGAAAAACGCCGATTATCCACACGACAGACAAATATCGATCGGTTGCTCTTATCTGGAAAATTAAAATTAACGAAAATGCCAAGACGCCTTGTTTTTGGAATTTTTATCCAGAACTCAATCATAATGAAATGGTCGGCTACACTTTGCCCCAAGGAAAATTTCACATCGTAACGCTCCTTGACCCGACTGATAATCCCAGAATTATAAAGCGGATGAAAATCACCGCCCCCCTGCTCAAAACTAAAGGAATCGAAACGACTTTTTTTGAAATGCCCGGTACTGAATTATTCACCAAAATTTTTAGCACGCTACTTTTTGGCGATTGGGTTTCCTATTACCTCGCCCTTGCCTACGGCCAAGACCCAACGCCAGTTGATATGGTGGAAGATTTGAAAAAAGCCCTAGCTTAGAAAACAAAAAACCGCGCTTTTCAAAAGTGCGGTTTTTTTATGGAACGTGGTATAATTGAAGCACTTAATTTTTAACTACAAAACTATGGAACCAAAAATTTTCAAAGCCTATGATATTCGCGGACTTTATCCGGCAGAAATCAACAAAGACGTCGCTTATACTATCGGCCGGGCACTCGTTACGCATACCAGTGCCAAAAAAGTGATCGTTGGATTTGATATGCGCGAATCTTCTCCGGAATTAGAAGCGGGTTTAATTTCCGGCATTACTGACCAAGGTGCTGACATTATCAGAATTGGAATCTCCACCACCCCGATGCTCTATTTTGCCTCCTGGCAAATTGAGGCAGATGTGGCAGTGATAATCACCGCTTCGCACAATCCGGCCGAATGGAATGGGATGAAATTTTGCCTCAAAGGCGCTGTACCAATCGGTGAAGGCAGTGGGATGGAAGAGGTGCGAGACCTGGCCATTGCTGGAAATTTTCCAGAAAATACCACAAAGGGCGTGGTGACAGAAGAACTGGATTTTCACCAGAAATATCTCAGCTATATGGAACAGTTTTTTGTCACAGGTAAACCAAAGAAAAAATTAGTGATTGATTTTGCCAACGGAATGGGCATTTTGGATAAAGAAGTTTTTGAAAAATTTCCGACTGAAATTGAGGCGATTTATATGTACGATACGCTCGACGGAAACTTCCCTAACCACGAAGCCAACCCGTTGAAAACGGAAACGCTCGCCGCGCTTCAGGAAAAAGTCGTGGCAGAAAAAGCCGATCTCGGCATCGCTTATGATGGTGATGCGGACCGCGTCGGTTTTGTTACAGAAACCGGAGAGGTTGTTTCCATGGATTACCTCATCGCCCTTTTGGCCAAGGAAGTACTCAAAAAAGATCCGGGAAGCCTCATCCTAATGGATCTGCGTAGTTCTAATGCGGTACG is from Parcubacteria group bacterium and encodes:
- the uvrB gene encoding excinuclease ABC subunit UvrB, coding for MFENKFKISSKFKPEGDQPNAIAQLVGGLEAGKKSQTLLGVTGSGKTFTIANVIEKVQKPTLVIAPNKTLAAQLAQEFRTFFPKNAVEYFVSYYDYYQPEAYIASTDTYIEKESQINEEIDRLRHAATAALMSRDDVIICASVSCIYGLGSPDYYRNSMLEMKVGAKMEREKIARILVDMQYARSDILARGKFRLTGSTLEVITPGREIVTRIDLEDDKIQKIVEYDFLTGEKLATLEQTFIYPAKHFVVPEAIMESALGKIEKELEAQKKFFQDKGKILEAERIWRRTRQDLEMMREVGYCNGIENYSLYLTGRKSGEAPYTLMDYFAANNASQNNAGGVRNFLTVIDESHVTVSQLNGMYNGDHSRKENLIDNGFRLPSAFDNRPLKFQEFEKKMAQTIFVSATPGKYEIEKSTKEVETHCNASLRANGIIEQVIRPTGLIDPEIIIRSAKGQVKDVASEIEKTVAKKNRALVTTLTKKMAEDLSDFLKESGVKAEYLHSGVDTLDRVRILEKLRRGEFDVLVGVNLLREGLDLPEVALVAILDADKEGFLRSETSLIQTIGRAARNVHGQVILYADQMTGSMTRAITETNRRRALQTAYNKKHKITPKTIKKKIISIVDHEINPQIVQDFSQLETLEDIAGYVKLREREMKDAARNLEFEKAAIIRDEISQLRKMQRS
- a CDS encoding BRO family protein, with translation MTKMEVALGVHKDFENIKKIDENGVEFWEARELMPLLGYPNWQKAQEVISRAIKACINSVQDTDNHFNQLVKMVEIGSNTVRQVRDWKLDRYACYLNLEL
- a CDS encoding sugar phosphate nucleotidyltransferase; amino-acid sequence: MKFIIFAGGQGTKLWPLSREDKPKQFQPIVGNKTLFRQNVESLLKEYGSQDIFVSTKRRYVKYVVEDAPEISLENIIIEPDVARNTGPATGFAIVKVAMKYPKEPFMIVQADCLRKPDKKFIEMTRAAERLVKKEKKLVTGGQKALYPDMGIDYLMLGEQVKSKEDMDIFKIQKFIPRLDTYEETEELISNFKIATHSNHYCWYPDLMLALYEKHNPAWHKALMKIKTALGKKDSTREVDKIYASMKSGPVEDVTKHIFDQTYLIINPFKWMDMGTWGVIYEYLASPEQAYTDGNILAIESRNSLIKGNGNKLIATIGIDNLLIVDTDDALLICPKSRAQDVKKIVEELKERGGKYL
- the secG gene encoding preprotein translocase subunit SecG encodes the protein MLKIINIAEIVIAIALIVSILLQNRGAGLSGTFGGGFEGYYTRRGFEKFLVYFSIFLSTAFIILAIINLILTNKLN
- a CDS encoding peptide ABC transporter substrate-binding protein encodes the protein MLFISSLGYWGISFYYSHTQALPNYGGEYIEGSVGQPQHINPLLSASNDVDADLSKIIYNGLLKYDDKGALIPDLAERYEISEDKTVYTFYLKKNVTWHDGVSFSARDVIFTFNLISDPAYKSPLRSNWQGVTANLVDDSTVTFTTSPYAGFLSNATFGILPQHLWDSVKPENFSLAQFNLEPIGTGPFKYSGSYQKDSKGNILSYKLVANPNYFDGKPYLSKITFNYYTDEDSALDAYNRKEIMGMSSISSQKIAAIKNKNSSLEHIFSIPRYSAVFLNQSKSLPLADDKVREALNYATDRKEIIQLVLDGKGTPVYSPILPGMLGYSADLGKVDYDQEKAKKILDDAGWKVSDDKFRKKNDTLLEINLITTDWDEFTESAEILKTQWEKIGAKVAIESLSVSDIQQNFIRPREYEALLFGQVMGADPDLYSFWHSAQKKDPGLNLAMFGDSETDKLIENARIEFDPAKRAELYTQFQEKLVAEIPAIFLCSPEYIYPVNKKVQGIDIQNLISPAKRFSNIDKWFISTKRVWKK
- a CDS encoding bifunctional phosphoglucose/phosphomannose isomerase; the protein is MPKTNKIDKENLRQVIIDSPKQFAEGFRLAKNIKLKKQKFTAVCVSGMGGSSLPADLLRTYVDHLFETNSKDNAPLEIIQNKSYALPKRTLKNCLHIFASYSGNTEETLSALDEAIKLKLPSVGLMHGGKLQELCTKNNIPYVILPAVSQPRYASGYFFATSLQILNNLNLIEDKSKEIDRLAKKLEEMVTTLEAPGKILAKKLNGKTPIIHTTDKYRSVALIWKIKINENAKTPCFWNFYPELNHNEMVGYTLPQGKFHIVTLLDPTDNPRIIKRMKITAPLLKTKGIETTFFEMPGTELFTKIFSTLLFGDWVSYYLALAYGQDPTPVDMVEDLKKALA
- a CDS encoding phosphomannomutase/phosphoglucomutase yields the protein MEPKIFKAYDIRGLYPAEINKDVAYTIGRALVTHTSAKKVIVGFDMRESSPELEAGLISGITDQGADIIRIGISTTPMLYFASWQIEADVAVIITASHNPAEWNGMKFCLKGAVPIGEGSGMEEVRDLAIAGNFPENTTKGVVTEELDFHQKYLSYMEQFFVTGKPKKKLVIDFANGMGILDKEVFEKFPTEIEAIYMYDTLDGNFPNHEANPLKTETLAALQEKVVAEKADLGIAYDGDADRVGFVTETGEVVSMDYLIALLAKEVLKKDPGSLILMDLRSSNAVREVIEEAGGKVNRCRVGHSLIKKQMREQGAVFAGELSGHYFFAENSKAEMTTFAVITLLNLMNETGKKMSELITELKRYFHSGEINSDVADKDAVMRNLKEIYKAGKLDELDGIRIDFPEWWFNVRASNTEPKLRLNLEAKTKELMEEKRDEVLGIIRG